From Candidatus Neomarinimicrobiota bacterium, one genomic window encodes:
- a CDS encoding carbohydrate ABC transporter permease, which yields MNGNKILIHILAVTVALMTLIPFVWMVSASFMQQGEANQFPPHLIPESFSLEHYLRLFISMNIVRYFLNSLILSASITALSLLVNSMAGFAFAKFHFPGKESLFKLLLAAMIIPAQVTMLPLFLMMNQLGLINSYLGVIIPGMASIFGIFLIRQYITSLPDSLIEAARLDGASDFQIYWKIVLPLAKPILVTLGLFTFMGTWNDFMWPLIIMTRENMYTLPVAMANLSGEHAQDTELMMAGAVITVLPVIIVFLALQRFYIEGIMLGSVKE from the coding sequence ATGAACGGGAATAAAATTCTGATACACATACTCGCTGTTACCGTTGCCCTGATGACATTGATTCCCTTCGTCTGGATGGTTTCAGCTTCTTTCATGCAGCAAGGGGAGGCCAACCAGTTCCCGCCCCACCTCATTCCAGAGTCTTTTAGCCTGGAACATTATCTGCGTTTGTTTATATCGATGAATATCGTACGCTACTTTCTCAACAGTCTGATCCTCTCTGCCAGCATCACAGCGCTTTCTCTCCTGGTGAATTCCATGGCTGGTTTCGCCTTCGCCAAATTCCATTTTCCTGGTAAGGAGAGTCTGTTCAAACTACTGTTGGCGGCGATGATCATCCCGGCTCAGGTAACCATGTTGCCCCTGTTTCTGATGATGAATCAGTTGGGATTGATTAACAGCTATCTCGGAGTAATTATTCCGGGAATGGCCAGTATTTTTGGCATCTTCCTAATCCGACAGTATATCACCTCACTGCCGGACTCTCTCATTGAGGCAGCTCGTTTGGATGGTGCCAGCGATTTTCAAATTTATTGGAAAATTGTTCTACCGCTGGCAAAGCCAATCCTGGTTACCCTGGGACTATTTACTTTCATGGGTACCTGGAATGATTTTATGTGGCCTCTCATTATCATGACACGTGAGAACATGTATACCCTTCCTGTAGCAATGGCAAATCTTTCAGGTGAGCATGCTCAAGACACAGAATTGATGATGGCCGGGGCCGTGATTACAGTATTGCCGGTTATCATTGTCTTTTTGGCTTTACAACGGTTCTATATTGAGGGAATCATGTTAGGCAGTGTAAAAGAGTAG
- a CDS encoding sugar ABC transporter permease: protein MSPALFLAPALSLIAVFFFIPVVASFLMSFTDFDIYSLADSSNARFVGLENYKNLLSDPLFWKAMRNTLYFVFIGVPLSLMFSLATALLLNSKLIRFMSLFRLAYFLPVVTTLVAVAVVWRYIYHPSFGLVNYLLSLIGVGTVDWLGNPKWAMPALIIMAVWKNFGYNMIIFIAGLQNIPPELYESARIDGAGKWQELLHITLPMLMPTTVFVSIITIIGYFQLFAEPYVMTQGGPMNATLSIVLLMYQEGFRWWRMGYSAALAFVLFLILFIATLVQLRVQKQYSGV, encoded by the coding sequence ATGAGTCCTGCTCTATTTCTTGCACCAGCACTCTCACTCATTGCTGTTTTTTTCTTTATTCCAGTGGTAGCGTCATTCCTGATGAGTTTCACCGATTTTGATATTTATTCCCTGGCAGATAGCTCTAATGCACGATTTGTAGGACTGGAAAATTATAAAAATTTATTAAGCGATCCGCTTTTCTGGAAAGCCATGCGCAACACACTCTATTTTGTGTTCATTGGCGTACCTCTATCCCTAATGTTTTCTCTTGCCACGGCTTTGCTGCTTAATTCCAAGCTTATTCGCTTCATGTCCCTGTTCAGACTGGCTTATTTCCTCCCGGTTGTTACCACGCTGGTCGCCGTGGCTGTTGTATGGCGTTACATCTATCATCCCTCGTTTGGTTTAGTGAATTATCTTTTGAGCCTCATAGGTGTTGGCACTGTTGATTGGTTGGGGAATCCAAAATGGGCCATGCCGGCACTCATTATCATGGCGGTATGGAAGAATTTTGGTTACAACATGATTATCTTTATTGCCGGTTTACAGAATATTCCCCCTGAACTCTATGAATCTGCCCGGATAGATGGTGCAGGGAAATGGCAGGAATTACTCCACATCACGCTTCCCATGCTTATGCCAACAACAGTTTTCGTATCCATAATTACCATCATTGGGTATTTCCAGCTCTTTGCAGAACCCTATGTTATGACCCAGGGTGGCCCTATGAATGCTACGCTAAGTATTGTTCTCCTCATGTATCAGGAGGGTTTTCGCTGGTGGCGAATGGGCTATTCAGCTGCCCTGGCCTTTGTTTTATTCCTCATACTTTTTATAGCAACCCTTGTCCAGCTGCGCGTCCAAAAACAGTACAGTGGAGTGTAG
- a CDS encoding sugar ABC transporter substrate-binding protein encodes MILALVLVSSCSNSGDAKIINLDFWAFGAEGNSVRQFVAGFEAENPGVHVVVQNIPWTAAHEKLLTAYAGNSLPDICQLGNTWIPEFVVLNALEALDNSVDSSNMISSDSYFPGIWETNRIEEKLYGIPWYVDTRVLFYRRDLLDKIGWEKPPQTWEDMLEISRLLVKDGHSKYGIFLPLNEWVVPIFLGMQQGSEILKERASYGTFSGAEFLRGLEIYDRFFQEGLAPKGMTEVNNVYQGFQENTFAMYISGPWNIGEMTLRLPTQMQDDWDTAPLPAIRVEDYPGLSLAGGSSLVVFRSSKHKDLAWDWIEYLSQPDVQSEFYAQTGDLPARVESWTSLELSGKRPTAAFFHQLESVKKTPQVPEWEQIAMKLQQYLEYVVFGQWTSKEAMELLDQDVNKILEKRRWLLSRD; translated from the coding sequence TTGATACTGGCCTTGGTGCTTGTATCAAGCTGCAGTAACAGTGGCGATGCAAAAATCATCAACCTGGATTTCTGGGCATTTGGCGCAGAGGGCAATAGCGTTCGTCAGTTTGTAGCAGGATTTGAAGCAGAAAATCCTGGTGTTCACGTGGTGGTCCAGAACATTCCCTGGACCGCAGCTCATGAGAAACTCCTCACCGCCTATGCCGGTAATTCTTTGCCGGATATCTGTCAATTGGGCAACACCTGGATCCCAGAATTTGTAGTGCTCAATGCCCTTGAAGCGTTGGACAATTCAGTGGATTCATCGAATATGATCTCGTCAGATTCCTATTTTCCAGGTATCTGGGAAACCAACAGGATTGAGGAAAAACTCTATGGGATTCCCTGGTATGTTGATACTCGCGTCCTTTTTTATCGACGTGATCTCCTTGACAAAATAGGCTGGGAAAAACCTCCACAAACCTGGGAAGATATGCTGGAGATATCCCGACTACTGGTCAAAGACGGGCATTCCAAATATGGAATATTCCTTCCCTTGAATGAATGGGTGGTACCCATTTTTCTAGGGATGCAACAGGGTTCTGAAATTCTTAAGGAGAGAGCTAGCTATGGCACTTTCTCAGGTGCGGAATTCTTGCGGGGCCTTGAAATCTATGATCGATTCTTCCAGGAGGGACTTGCACCAAAAGGGATGACAGAGGTGAATAACGTTTATCAGGGTTTCCAGGAAAACACCTTCGCAATGTATATCAGCGGCCCCTGGAATATTGGAGAAATGACACTCAGACTGCCAACCCAGATGCAGGATGACTGGGACACGGCCCCCTTGCCAGCCATCAGGGTTGAAGATTATCCCGGACTCTCTTTAGCTGGTGGTTCGTCCTTGGTAGTTTTCCGTTCCTCCAAGCACAAAGATCTGGCCTGGGATTGGATCGAATATCTATCGCAACCTGATGTGCAATCCGAATTCTATGCCCAAACAGGTGATCTGCCAGCTCGTGTGGAAAGCTGGACCTCCCTGGAGTTGTCGGGGAAGAGACCAACAGCAGCTTTTTTTCATCAACTTGAATCAGTAAAAAAGACCCCCCAAGTACCAGAGTGGGAGCAGATAGCCATGAAACTTCAGCAGTATCTGGAGTATGTGGTTTTTGGACAATGGACATCCAAAGAAGCCATGGAGCTTCTGGATCAGGATGTAAATAAAATTCTTGAGAAGCGTCGCTGGTTATTATCACGTGATTAG